One part of the Sorangiineae bacterium MSr11954 genome encodes these proteins:
- a CDS encoding lytic transglycosylase domain-containing protein, translating to MSDERPQDVDDEERAPLSWGGARELDDRRVPAHEPMTFAVVVRDPKVQRVRFSLDGKELDVCDATDREDDCRRGSLWRFATVFQETGAHTLTATYDGPNGAVRAEQTIEVVSALPVVPEPPQSAGNDGAGQGVAAADDRGYLDPNLGSHNIFGGVKWSVQSQKVNVASPPAEQTTAAKNCMARYGASIRKWADKYKISRGSVVATALTESNCTNPAGSGDGLSSGPMQVTGSTCASITGLSKATCKSRMHSNPDFSFEVGVRYMASSYQLNQHKRDPPKVAAAYNAGSLRSSTANRWHMVVTGNHIDRFVGGYNGYRAWEGVRSIAGEPAEGAVAPELSFEGEHVERASELPKTAKEGQVYFVGNWSARDGHFVEFHNGGWASSEE from the coding sequence ATGTCGGATGAACGTCCGCAAGACGTCGATGACGAGGAGCGCGCGCCGCTTTCTTGGGGCGGTGCGCGCGAGCTCGACGATCGGCGCGTTCCGGCCCACGAGCCCATGACCTTCGCCGTGGTGGTGCGGGATCCGAAGGTGCAACGTGTTCGCTTTTCACTCGACGGCAAAGAGCTCGACGTGTGCGACGCGACGGATCGCGAAGACGATTGCCGCCGCGGAAGCCTCTGGCGCTTTGCCACCGTTTTTCAAGAGACTGGAGCGCATACGCTCACCGCCACCTACGATGGACCGAATGGCGCGGTGCGCGCGGAGCAGACCATCGAGGTCGTCTCCGCGCTGCCCGTCGTACCGGAGCCTCCCCAAAGCGCGGGCAACGACGGCGCGGGCCAGGGCGTCGCGGCGGCGGACGATCGCGGCTACCTCGATCCGAACCTTGGCTCGCACAACATTTTCGGCGGCGTCAAATGGTCGGTTCAATCGCAGAAGGTGAATGTGGCGAGCCCGCCGGCGGAGCAGACGACGGCGGCCAAGAACTGCATGGCGCGCTACGGGGCGTCGATCCGAAAGTGGGCAGACAAGTATAAAATTTCACGCGGCAGCGTGGTCGCCACCGCGCTCACGGAGTCGAATTGCACCAACCCCGCCGGCTCGGGCGATGGGCTCTCGTCGGGACCGATGCAGGTGACGGGGTCGACGTGCGCGTCGATCACGGGGCTCTCCAAGGCCACGTGCAAATCGCGCATGCACTCGAACCCGGACTTTTCGTTCGAGGTCGGCGTTCGCTATATGGCGAGCTCGTACCAGCTCAATCAACACAAGCGTGATCCGCCCAAGGTGGCCGCCGCTTACAATGCGGGCTCGCTGCGGAGCTCGACCGCCAATCGATGGCATATGGTCGTCACCGGCAACCATATCGATCGCTTCGTGGGCGGCTACAATGGATACCGCGCGTGGGAGGGCGTCCGATCGATCGCGGGCGAGCCGGCCGAGGGCGCGGTGGCACCGGAGCTGAGCTTCGAGGGCGAGCACGTGGAGCGAGCGTCCGAGCTGCCGAAGACGGCCAAAGAGGGCCAGGTGTACTTCGTTGGAAATTGGAGCGCGCGCGACGGTCACTTCGTCGAGTTCCACAACGGCGGGTGGGCTTCGTCCGAGGAGTAA